In a genomic window of Drosophila takahashii strain IR98-3 E-12201 chromosome 3L, DtakHiC1v2, whole genome shotgun sequence:
- the Iml1 gene encoding GATOR complex protein Iml1 isoform X9, whose amino-acid sequence MKLYKLNTHTRGCNKSYDADLVMNLKDHPNANVGDVVEIYAPDEENGTHLLLQITEFNGSCGRDVISIESGIANAFKMRPYSNVVMRIVNPADVALDSIEITFKDQYMGRSEMWRLKTYLTDTCVYVNKKIDYNDMQIRCQVYEMWSQGERVASGVITEDTKIVFRSSTSMVYLFLQMSSEMWDFDIHGDLYFEKAVNGFLTELFQKWRKLSCNHEVTIVLFSRTFYAAKSLDEFPEHMRDCLQQDYKGRFYEDFYRVAIQNERCDDWCTVLGQLRKLFTSYQATVLRYHERENMKIPPATNSSATQGNFLEVLNISLNTFEKHYLDRTFDRTGQLSVVITPGVGVFSVDRELTNITKQRIIDNGVGSDLVCVGEQPLHAVPLLKFHNKDTTLTSADDYSLPHWINLSFYSTNKKIAYSSFIPRIKLPLFGSQVTLHDVVVGEGEGEENERHFLSCNQSEYKHNSLFDYDAYDEQIFQPLPAQSTCSLQRIVRAKKTSVPSLETYAYRNNDWENLTPTQIPSMRRKMSDPDIHHGTSAMLAALQPDTTNLSESLASEKNSRRTIVSIAPIVRPGRALINPFDPSQVTIKLTSNRRRWTHIFPKGPTGVLIQQHHYQAVPAKTGQQRPLQQIQNNSQSGSNNNNEQEDYGCENGEQYDRVSSHSLLSKSASSQSFVMGDEKIDFFKRRQNSLMNALPANVPNLTATQAKSYLWGATGEQEWTPAITTGVDWKSLTIPACLPITTDYFPDKRSLNNDYVISDYTLLPDDVNHDYAQSRAVYRKPLSTEEVCKEIVSQRLAQGFQLIVVDEKPPSVGNCSSGSAVLPVKPPCEINKEYLLSIGRIFHKISLIGSVITVTGYRPRHPYPPINVDYRYRFHAPQHETYEISGVNFTTEKLENFNWNHMDLYICTRGDVDYPLMESLKYWRYRMYLLPRENIVNKIASCQRCDIFPDVTADNTREQVEDFVRLIEAVSKLKRQYARKARQHDTPRITEKHHNPINSPQQSINVRPKLENGRIPRIFPATDAVAAAGIAARDDQDDGFPVDIKFSPNATLAEIFEAMKHPVNGVGYFSQTQSLPSCTFVSYDALMWLKTRLNNGRHPLELLEAMRKERMICHASGDWKKPVVPGFVFYYVVQQDKNAKDYAPPLGDYSAFVNEWLEIEFQGCSFLWHDEPVTTPVPNFLRDSPAPQSWTETCSNKRVYRQSHLEIDVNQKSDRMEWGHVKHHTVLQPRFAFEIVVEWVTSSGPIVADLIGGWMRKANQFNFLVSVPADPMAEPFTKKSDPLRGPIFIPLCTTFLPNGAALFDEFPEDSRSDRMLFLQDAILAKFGFLPCVLEKKYSIGKDLPKEYQYVHCTGNMFALIRCATNNYQVESPILQEANVTRCVYGHTNNTNVPKKVGFLWAWNHMIPNKKWKAQTINNSADGELFQLKMLKDFREFCSNSDQRLSTFWSQSQELRRRAQKFENNNNNTDEVKVRA is encoded by the exons ATGAAGCTGTACAAGCtgaacacacacacgcgcggATGCAACAAATCCTATG ATGCGGATTTGGTGATGAACCTAAAGGATCACCCCAATGCCAATGTGGGCGATGTGGTGGAGATCTATGCGCCCGACGAGGAGAACGGCACCCATCTGCTGCTCCAGATCACCGAGTTCAATGGGAGCTGCGGTCGGGATGTGATCAGCATTGAATCAGGGATCGCGAATGCGTTTAAGATGCGTCCATATTCCAATGTGGTGATGCGCATTGTGAACCCGGCGGATGTGGCCCTGGACTCCATAGAGATCACCTTCAAGGATCAGTACATGGGTCGCTCGGAAATGTGGCGCCTAAAGACCTATTTG ACCGACACCTGTGTGTATGTGAACAAGAAGATTGACTACAACGACATGCAAATCCGCTGCCAGGTGTACGAGATGTGGTCGCAGGGCGAGCGCGTGGCCAGCGGCGTCATCACGGAGGACACGAAGATCGTCTTTCGCAGCAGCACTTCGATGGTTTATCTCTTCCTGCAGATGTCCTCCGAGATGTGGGACTTTGACATCCACGGAGATTTGTATTTCGAGAAGGCTGTCAATGGTTTTCTGACTGAACTGTTCCAGAAATGGAGGAAATTGAGCTGCAATCACGAGGTGACCATCGTGCTCTTCTCCCGCACCTTCTATGCGGCCAAATCCCTGGATGAGTTCCCCGAACACATGCGCGACTGCCTGCAGCAGGACTACAAGGGTCGCTTCTACGAGGATTTCTACCGCGTGGCCATTCAAAACGAAAGATGCGACGATTGGTGCACTGTTCTTGGGCAGCTGCGCAAGCTATTCACCTCTTATCAG GCCACCGTGTTGCGCTATCACGAAAGGGAAAACATGAAGATCCCGCCGGCCACCAATTCCTCTGCCACTCAGGGCAACTTTCTGGAGGTTCTAAACATCTCGCTAAACACCTTTGAGAAGCACTACTTGGATAGAACCTTTGATCGCACTGGACAGCTCTCTGTGGTCATTACACCCGGAGTGGGAGTCTTCTCTGTGGATCGCGAGCTGACCAACATCACCAAGCAGCGCATTATCGACAATGGAGTGGGCAGCGATCTGGTCTGCGTGGGCGAGCAGCCTTTGCATGCGGTTCCTTTACTGAAATTCCACAACAAGGACACTACTTTGACCTCCGCTGATGATTATTCCCTGCCCCACTGGATCAACCTGAGTTTCTACTCCACCAACAAGAAGATAGCTTACTCCAGCTTTATACCGCGGATTAAGCTGCCTCTTTTTGGCTCCCAAGTGACGCTCCACGATGTGGTTGTGGGCGAGGGGGAGGGCGAGGAGAACGAGCGTCACTTCCTCAGCTGCAATCAGTCGGAGTACAAGCACAATTCGCTGTTTGATTACGATGCGTATGACGAGCAGATCTTCCAGCCGCTGCCGGCTCAAAGTACTTG CTCCCTGCAGCGCATAGTGCGTGCCAAGAAGACTTCGGTGCCTAGTTTGGAGACCTATGCCTATAGAAACAACGACTGGGAGAACCTCACGCCCACTCAAATACCTTCTATGCGTCGCAAGATGTCCGATCCAGACATTCACCATGGAACCTCTGCAATGCTGGCGGCGTTG CAACCCGATACCACGAATCTCTCCGAGTCGCTGGCTTCCGAGAAGAACTCCCGTCGCACGATCGTCAGCATTGCGCCCATTGTGCGTCCTGGTCGCGCGCTCATCAATCCCTTTGATCCCTCGCAAGTGACCATCAAGCTGACCTCCAATCGCCGCCGCTGGACGCACATCTTTCCCAAGGGTCCAACGGGAGTGCTCATACAGCAGCATCACTACCAAGCGGTGCCGGCGAAAACGGGTCAGCAGCGGCCACTGCAGCAGATCCAGAATAATAGCCAATCtgggagcaacaacaacaatgagcAGGAGGATTATGGATGCGAGAATGGCGAGCAGTACGACCGAGTGTCCAGCCATTCGCTGCTCAGCAAGTCGGCCTCCTCGCAGAGCTTTGTGATGGGCGATGAGAAAATTGATT TCTTCAAGCGCCGTCAAAACTCACTGATGAACGCTTTGCCCGCCAATGTGCCCAACCTAACGGCCACCCAGGCGAAATCCTATCTCTGGGGAGCCACCGGGGAGCAGGAGTGGACGCCAGCAATTACCACGG GCGTCGACTGGAAGTCGTTGACCATCCCCGCCTGTCTGCCCATCACCACGGATTACTTTCCGGACAAGCGTTCCCTAAACAACGACTATGTGATCTCGGATTACACTTTGCTTCCCGATGATGTGAATCATGATTATGCCCAGAGTAGAGCGGTCTATAGGAAACCTTTATCCACCGAGGAGGTTTGCAAGGAAATCGTTTCGCAGCGGTTGGCTCAGGGATTCCAGCTGATTGTGGTCGATGAGAAGCCTCCGTCGGTGGGCAACTGCTCCTCGGGATCGGCTGTGCTGCCGGTGAAGCCACCTTGCGAGATCAACAAGGAGTATTTGTTGTCTATAGGAAGGATCTTTCACAAGATCTCACTGATTGGTTCTGTGATCACAGTCACGGGTTACAGACCCAG ACATCCCTATCCCCCCATAAATGTGGACTACCGGTATCGTTTTCATGCCCCACAGCATGAAACCTATGAAATCTCTGGCGTAAACTTCACCACCGAGAAGCTGGAGAACTTTAACTGGAACCACATGGATCTGTACATCTGCACGCGTGGCGATGTGGATTATCCACTAATGGAG AGCTTGAAGTACTGGCGCTATCGCATGTATTTGCTGCCCCGGGAGAACATTGTGAACAAGATCGCCAGCTGTCAGCGCTGCGATATATTCCCCGATGTCACGGCGGATAATACGAGGGAACAGGTGGAGGATTTCGTCCGACTCATCGAGGCGGTCAGCAAGCTAAAGCGCCAATATGCGCGCAAGGCGAGA CAGCATGACACACCTAGAATCACTGAAAAGCATCATAACCCAATAAACTCACCGCAGCAAAG CATTAATGTGCGTCCCAAACTGGAAAACGGAAGGATTCCCCGTATTTTTCCCGCCACCGATGCAGTGGCAGCTGCAGGAATCGCCGCCAGAGATGACCAGGATGATGG CTTCCCCGTGGACATCAAGTTCAGCCCGAATGCCACTTTGGCCGAGATATTTGAGGCCATGAAGCATCCTGTCAATGGAGTGGGCTACTTCTCGCAGACCCAGTCACTTCCCTCCTGCACTTTTGTATCCTACGATGCCTTGATGTGGTTGAAAACCCGCCTCAACAATGGACGACATCCTCTGGAGCTGCTAGAGGCCATGCGAAA ggAGCGCATGATCTGCCATGCTTCTGGTGATTGGAAGAAGCCAGTGGTGCCTGGCTTTGTCTTCTACTATGTGGTGCAGCAGGATAAGAATGCCAAAG ATTACGCCCCGCCTTTGGGTGATTACAGCGCCTTTGTCAACGAATGGCTGGAGATTGAGTTCCAGGGATGTAGCTTCCTTTGGCATGATGAGCCAGTGACCACTCCAGTGCCCAATTTCCTAAGGGACTCTCCAGCTCCTCAATCCTGGACAGAAACCTGCAGTAACA AACGCGTCTATCGCCAGTCGCATCTGGAGATCGATGTGAACCAGAAGAGCGATCGCATGGAGTGGGGTCATGTCAAACATCACACAGTGCTGCAGCCCAGATTCGCCTTTGAAATTGTAGTGGAGTGGGTCACCTCATCGGGTCCTATAGTGGCTGATTTG ATTGGCGGATGGATGCGCAAGGCGAATCAGTTTAACTTCCTGGTTTCAGTACCAGCGGATCCCATGGCAGAGCCCTTTACCAAGAAATCAGATCCTCTGAGAGGACCCATTTTCATTCCGCTTTGCACCACATTCCTGCCCAATGGAGCTGCTCTGTTTGATG AGTTCCCTGAGGATAGCCGTTCAGATCGCATGCTGTTCTTGCAGGATGCCATCTTAGCCAAGTTTGGCTTCTTGCCCTGCGTTTTGGAAAAGAAATACAGCATTGGCAAGGAT CTGCCCAAGGAGTATCAGTATGTGCATTGCACGGGCAACATGTTTGCTTTGATACG CTGCGCCACGAACAACTACCAAGTGGAATCTCCCATCCTGCAAGAGGCGAATGTCACACGCTGCGTCTATGGCCACACAAACAACACGAATGTCCCCAAGAAAGTGGGTTTCCTGTGGGCCTGGAATCACATGATACCCAACAAGAAGTGGAAGGCGCAGACCATTAATAACTCCGCAGACGGAGAGCTCTTTCAACTGAAGATGCTGAAGGATTTCCGTGAGTTTTGCTCGAACAGCGATCAGCGTTTGTCCACTTTCTGGTCGCAATCCCAGGAACTAAGGCGCCGGGCCCAGAAGTTTGagaataacaacaataacaccGATGAGGTGAAGGTTAGAGCTTAA
- the Iml1 gene encoding GATOR complex protein Iml1 isoform X3, giving the protein MKLYKLNTHTRGCNKSYDADLVMNLKDHPNANVGDVVEIYAPDEENGTHLLLQITEFNGSCGRDVISIESGIANAFKMRPYSNVVMRIVNPADVALDSIEITFKDQYMGRSEMWRLKTYLTDTCVYVNKKIDYNDMQIRCQVYEMWSQGERVASGVITEDTKIVFRSSTSMVYLFLQMSSEMWDFDIHGDLYFEKAVNGFLTELFQKWRKLSCNHEVTIVLFSRTFYAAKSLDEFPEHMRDCLQQDYKGRFYEDFYRVAIQNERCDDWCTVLGQLRKLFTSYQATVLRYHERENMKIPPATNSSATQGNFLEVLNISLNTFEKHYLDRTFDRTGQLSVVITPGVGVFSVDRELTNITKQRIIDNGVGSDLVCVGEQPLHAVPLLKFHNKDTTLTSADDYSLPHWINLSFYSTNKKIAYSSFIPRIKLPLFGSQVTLHDVVVGEGEGEENERHFLSCNQSEYKHNSLFDYDAYDEQIFQPLPAQSTCSLQRIVRAKKTSVPSLETYAYRNNDWENLTPTQIPSMRRKMSDPDIHHGTSAMLAALQPDTTNLSESLASEKNSRRTIVSIAPIVRPGRALINPFDPSQVTIKLTSNRRRWTHIFPKGPTGVLIQQHHYQAVPAKTGQQRPLQQIQNNSQSGSNNNNEQEDYGCENGEQYDRVSSHSLLSKSASSQSFVMGDEKIDFFKRRQNSLMNALPANVPNLTATQAKSYLWGATGEQEWTPAITTVKHLRPIVEGEHHHHLGMVEMVAMEPLGDVDPPTETEAGGGGRGKIIIGVDWKSLTIPACLPITTDYFPDKRSLNNDYVISDYTLLPDDVNHDYAQSRAVYRKPLSTEEVCKEIVSQRLAQGFQLIVVDEKPPSVGNCSSGSAVLPVKPPCEINKEYLLSIGRIFHKISLIGSVITVTGYRPRHPYPPINVDYRYRFHAPQHETYEISGVNFTTEKLENFNWNHMDLYICTRGDVDYPLMESLKYWRYRMYLLPRENIVNKIASCQRCDIFPDVTADNTREQVEDFVRLIEAVSKLKRQYARKARDSPIAHITKRRHSTSIISRPQPNQQHDTPRITEKHHNPINSPQQSINVRPKLENGRIPRIFPATDAVAAAGIAARDDQDDGFPVDIKFSPNATLAEIFEAMKHPVNGVGYFSQTQSLPSCTFVSYDALMWLKTRLNNGRHPLELLEAMRKERMICHASGDWKKPVVPGFVFYYVVQQDKNAKGDYAPPLGDYSAFVNEWLEIEFQGCSFLWHDEPVTTPVPNFLRDSPAPQSWTETCSNKRVYRQSHLEIDVNQKSDRMEWGHVKHHTVLQPRFAFEIVVEWVTSSGPIVADLIGGWMRKANQFNFLVSVPADPMAEPFTKKSDPLRGPIFIPLCTTFLPNGAALFDEFPEDSRSDRMLFLQDAILAKFGFLPCVLEKKYSIGKDLPKEYQYVHCTGNMFALIRCATNNYQVESPILQEANVTRCVYGHTNNTNVPKKVGFLWAWNHMIPNKKWKAQTINNSADGELFQLKMLKDFREFCSNSDQRLSTFWSQSQELRRRAQKFENNNNNTDEVKVRA; this is encoded by the exons ATGAAGCTGTACAAGCtgaacacacacacgcgcggATGCAACAAATCCTATG ATGCGGATTTGGTGATGAACCTAAAGGATCACCCCAATGCCAATGTGGGCGATGTGGTGGAGATCTATGCGCCCGACGAGGAGAACGGCACCCATCTGCTGCTCCAGATCACCGAGTTCAATGGGAGCTGCGGTCGGGATGTGATCAGCATTGAATCAGGGATCGCGAATGCGTTTAAGATGCGTCCATATTCCAATGTGGTGATGCGCATTGTGAACCCGGCGGATGTGGCCCTGGACTCCATAGAGATCACCTTCAAGGATCAGTACATGGGTCGCTCGGAAATGTGGCGCCTAAAGACCTATTTG ACCGACACCTGTGTGTATGTGAACAAGAAGATTGACTACAACGACATGCAAATCCGCTGCCAGGTGTACGAGATGTGGTCGCAGGGCGAGCGCGTGGCCAGCGGCGTCATCACGGAGGACACGAAGATCGTCTTTCGCAGCAGCACTTCGATGGTTTATCTCTTCCTGCAGATGTCCTCCGAGATGTGGGACTTTGACATCCACGGAGATTTGTATTTCGAGAAGGCTGTCAATGGTTTTCTGACTGAACTGTTCCAGAAATGGAGGAAATTGAGCTGCAATCACGAGGTGACCATCGTGCTCTTCTCCCGCACCTTCTATGCGGCCAAATCCCTGGATGAGTTCCCCGAACACATGCGCGACTGCCTGCAGCAGGACTACAAGGGTCGCTTCTACGAGGATTTCTACCGCGTGGCCATTCAAAACGAAAGATGCGACGATTGGTGCACTGTTCTTGGGCAGCTGCGCAAGCTATTCACCTCTTATCAG GCCACCGTGTTGCGCTATCACGAAAGGGAAAACATGAAGATCCCGCCGGCCACCAATTCCTCTGCCACTCAGGGCAACTTTCTGGAGGTTCTAAACATCTCGCTAAACACCTTTGAGAAGCACTACTTGGATAGAACCTTTGATCGCACTGGACAGCTCTCTGTGGTCATTACACCCGGAGTGGGAGTCTTCTCTGTGGATCGCGAGCTGACCAACATCACCAAGCAGCGCATTATCGACAATGGAGTGGGCAGCGATCTGGTCTGCGTGGGCGAGCAGCCTTTGCATGCGGTTCCTTTACTGAAATTCCACAACAAGGACACTACTTTGACCTCCGCTGATGATTATTCCCTGCCCCACTGGATCAACCTGAGTTTCTACTCCACCAACAAGAAGATAGCTTACTCCAGCTTTATACCGCGGATTAAGCTGCCTCTTTTTGGCTCCCAAGTGACGCTCCACGATGTGGTTGTGGGCGAGGGGGAGGGCGAGGAGAACGAGCGTCACTTCCTCAGCTGCAATCAGTCGGAGTACAAGCACAATTCGCTGTTTGATTACGATGCGTATGACGAGCAGATCTTCCAGCCGCTGCCGGCTCAAAGTACTTG CTCCCTGCAGCGCATAGTGCGTGCCAAGAAGACTTCGGTGCCTAGTTTGGAGACCTATGCCTATAGAAACAACGACTGGGAGAACCTCACGCCCACTCAAATACCTTCTATGCGTCGCAAGATGTCCGATCCAGACATTCACCATGGAACCTCTGCAATGCTGGCGGCGTTG CAACCCGATACCACGAATCTCTCCGAGTCGCTGGCTTCCGAGAAGAACTCCCGTCGCACGATCGTCAGCATTGCGCCCATTGTGCGTCCTGGTCGCGCGCTCATCAATCCCTTTGATCCCTCGCAAGTGACCATCAAGCTGACCTCCAATCGCCGCCGCTGGACGCACATCTTTCCCAAGGGTCCAACGGGAGTGCTCATACAGCAGCATCACTACCAAGCGGTGCCGGCGAAAACGGGTCAGCAGCGGCCACTGCAGCAGATCCAGAATAATAGCCAATCtgggagcaacaacaacaatgagcAGGAGGATTATGGATGCGAGAATGGCGAGCAGTACGACCGAGTGTCCAGCCATTCGCTGCTCAGCAAGTCGGCCTCCTCGCAGAGCTTTGTGATGGGCGATGAGAAAATTGATT TCTTCAAGCGCCGTCAAAACTCACTGATGAACGCTTTGCCCGCCAATGTGCCCAACCTAACGGCCACCCAGGCGAAATCCTATCTCTGGGGAGCCACCGGGGAGCAGGAGTGGACGCCAGCAATTACCACGG TCAAGCATCTGAGGCCGATCGTCGAGGGcgagcatcatcatcatctcggAATGGTCGAAATGGTCGCAATGGAGCCACTCGGGGATGTAGATCCGCCCACCGAAACGGAGGCGGGCGGCGGCGGAAGAGGAAAGATCATCATAG GCGTCGACTGGAAGTCGTTGACCATCCCCGCCTGTCTGCCCATCACCACGGATTACTTTCCGGACAAGCGTTCCCTAAACAACGACTATGTGATCTCGGATTACACTTTGCTTCCCGATGATGTGAATCATGATTATGCCCAGAGTAGAGCGGTCTATAGGAAACCTTTATCCACCGAGGAGGTTTGCAAGGAAATCGTTTCGCAGCGGTTGGCTCAGGGATTCCAGCTGATTGTGGTCGATGAGAAGCCTCCGTCGGTGGGCAACTGCTCCTCGGGATCGGCTGTGCTGCCGGTGAAGCCACCTTGCGAGATCAACAAGGAGTATTTGTTGTCTATAGGAAGGATCTTTCACAAGATCTCACTGATTGGTTCTGTGATCACAGTCACGGGTTACAGACCCAG ACATCCCTATCCCCCCATAAATGTGGACTACCGGTATCGTTTTCATGCCCCACAGCATGAAACCTATGAAATCTCTGGCGTAAACTTCACCACCGAGAAGCTGGAGAACTTTAACTGGAACCACATGGATCTGTACATCTGCACGCGTGGCGATGTGGATTATCCACTAATGGAG AGCTTGAAGTACTGGCGCTATCGCATGTATTTGCTGCCCCGGGAGAACATTGTGAACAAGATCGCCAGCTGTCAGCGCTGCGATATATTCCCCGATGTCACGGCGGATAATACGAGGGAACAGGTGGAGGATTTCGTCCGACTCATCGAGGCGGTCAGCAAGCTAAAGCGCCAATATGCGCGCAAGGCGAGA GACAGCCCCATCGCCCACATAACCAAGCGGAGACACAGCACCAGCATTATATCCAGGCCTCAGCCTAACCAG CAGCATGACACACCTAGAATCACTGAAAAGCATCATAACCCAATAAACTCACCGCAGCAAAG CATTAATGTGCGTCCCAAACTGGAAAACGGAAGGATTCCCCGTATTTTTCCCGCCACCGATGCAGTGGCAGCTGCAGGAATCGCCGCCAGAGATGACCAGGATGATGG CTTCCCCGTGGACATCAAGTTCAGCCCGAATGCCACTTTGGCCGAGATATTTGAGGCCATGAAGCATCCTGTCAATGGAGTGGGCTACTTCTCGCAGACCCAGTCACTTCCCTCCTGCACTTTTGTATCCTACGATGCCTTGATGTGGTTGAAAACCCGCCTCAACAATGGACGACATCCTCTGGAGCTGCTAGAGGCCATGCGAAA ggAGCGCATGATCTGCCATGCTTCTGGTGATTGGAAGAAGCCAGTGGTGCCTGGCTTTGTCTTCTACTATGTGGTGCAGCAGGATAAGAATGCCAAAGGTG ATTACGCCCCGCCTTTGGGTGATTACAGCGCCTTTGTCAACGAATGGCTGGAGATTGAGTTCCAGGGATGTAGCTTCCTTTGGCATGATGAGCCAGTGACCACTCCAGTGCCCAATTTCCTAAGGGACTCTCCAGCTCCTCAATCCTGGACAGAAACCTGCAGTAACA AACGCGTCTATCGCCAGTCGCATCTGGAGATCGATGTGAACCAGAAGAGCGATCGCATGGAGTGGGGTCATGTCAAACATCACACAGTGCTGCAGCCCAGATTCGCCTTTGAAATTGTAGTGGAGTGGGTCACCTCATCGGGTCCTATAGTGGCTGATTTG ATTGGCGGATGGATGCGCAAGGCGAATCAGTTTAACTTCCTGGTTTCAGTACCAGCGGATCCCATGGCAGAGCCCTTTACCAAGAAATCAGATCCTCTGAGAGGACCCATTTTCATTCCGCTTTGCACCACATTCCTGCCCAATGGAGCTGCTCTGTTTGATG AGTTCCCTGAGGATAGCCGTTCAGATCGCATGCTGTTCTTGCAGGATGCCATCTTAGCCAAGTTTGGCTTCTTGCCCTGCGTTTTGGAAAAGAAATACAGCATTGGCAAGGAT CTGCCCAAGGAGTATCAGTATGTGCATTGCACGGGCAACATGTTTGCTTTGATACG CTGCGCCACGAACAACTACCAAGTGGAATCTCCCATCCTGCAAGAGGCGAATGTCACACGCTGCGTCTATGGCCACACAAACAACACGAATGTCCCCAAGAAAGTGGGTTTCCTGTGGGCCTGGAATCACATGATACCCAACAAGAAGTGGAAGGCGCAGACCATTAATAACTCCGCAGACGGAGAGCTCTTTCAACTGAAGATGCTGAAGGATTTCCGTGAGTTTTGCTCGAACAGCGATCAGCGTTTGTCCACTTTCTGGTCGCAATCCCAGGAACTAAGGCGCCGGGCCCAGAAGTTTGagaataacaacaataacaccGATGAGGTGAAGGTTAGAGCTTAA